The DNA segment AAAGGCATTAAAGACTACTTAGAATTTACTTAGACTTCTCTGTTGCGCCAATCATAAGTACCATCGCTGCGTTACCACTACAACGTCAATAACTTTCCTGGCATGGCCAACCGATTTTCCCGATACGCACAGGTACTAGCCTGGCTGGATCAGCACGTCATCAAACGACTCTATACCGAGCGTGTCCGCCGGGTCATTCTTCAGAGCATACCCTTCTGGGTGGCCTCACTACTGACCGGATTGATCGCCGTGGGGTATGAGGAATTATTTGTCTGGGCGGAGCAGATTAGTTTTTCATGGATTCAGGCGCACCCGTACCTGACCTTTATCACCACCCCCATCGCGTTTCTGGTTGCCTGGCTACTCGTTGCCAAATTAGCTCCAGCCGCTCGGGGAAGTGGCATTCCACAGGTCATGGCCGGCATAGAACTGTCGAATCCGACCACGCACGGCCGTACTAGCTATCTGCTGAGTCTTCGGGTAGCCATCGTCAAAGTGCTGAGTAGCGTTGTGTTGCTGATCGGTGGTGGGGTTATTGGTCGGGAGGGGCCGACCATTCAGATTTCAGCGGCTATTTTTCGGGCGATCAACCGGTTGCAACCGGCGGGGTGGCCACAACTCTCCCGGCAAATTGCGCTGGTCACGGGCGGGGCGGCTGGACTGGCAGCCGCATTCAACACGCCACTGGGGGGCATTGTTTTTGTCGTTGAAGAGCTTACCCAGACGCACATTACCCGCTTTCGAACCGCGGTTTTCACTGCCGTAATCATTGCCGGTATGACTGCGCAGGCCATTCAGGGGCCTTACCTGTATCTGGGCTTTCCTAAAGTCACGGCTTCGACGGGTTGGTTTCTGGGCGTTCTTGTGCTGATTGCTATGCTCTGCGGTTTGGCGGGTGCCCTGTTTGCCAAGACCTTATTATGGGTCAATGCCTACCGGCAGCGATTTACTACGTGGCCTCAGAAAGTGGCCTGGGTAGCTGTTTGTGGGCTCCTGCTGGCCGGACTTGCTTTCTGGGTCGGCACGGAGGCAGTCGGCACCGGAAAACCCATCATCAACCGGCTGTTGTTTCAAAATGACCATGCAACGCCCTGGTATCTTTTTCCGGTGCGGTTTGCGGGGATGGCGCTCAGCTACAGCGGAGGAGCCGCCGGTGGTATTTTTGCAACATCGCTGAGCGCCGGGGCTATTCTCGGCGACGCACTTTCCCGGCTGATACAGGTTGCTCCCGGCGACACGAATCTGGTCATTCTGGTGAGCATGGTCAGCTTCCTGACCGGGGTCGTCCGCTCCCCGTTTACGGCGGCTATTCTGGTACTTGAGATGACGGATCGGCACTCCGCAATTTTCCAGTTATTGCTGGGCGGTCTGATGGCGCAGGGAGCAGCCTCGCTGGTTGACCCCGTATCATTTTATGAGCATCTGAAAGCAGGATTTATTCGCGAAACGATGGCGCAGTCCACCCTTTCTGATCGAACCGCTAAACCAACAGCCGTCGAATGAAGTAACGTATATAGATTCCTGCTCGTCAAAAACTGTCTGGCATTAGTCCAATGCTCGTTTAGCCTGTTTCGATAATGACTGCTACTGACCCCAAACCGCCACGGTCGAACCGGCCTAATCTGCTTACCCGCTTTAGTCAACTGATTCGTGAGCGTTTTAGCCTGGACGAAGATAAGGACGACGAAGCGGATGTCATACAGGCCATTAGTCGGGGAATCGAGTTTCGGGGCATTAACTTGTGGACGCTGATTTTTGCTATATTCATTGCTTCTATTGGCCTGAATATCAACTCACCAGCGGTCATTACCGGCGCTTTCCTGATTTCGCCTTTGATGGGGCCCATCATGGGGATCGGGATGGGTGTGGGTATCAATGACCTCGCCATGATCCAGCGGGCGCTGAAGAACATAAGTCTGGCAGCGTTCATTAGTTTATTGACCTCCACGCTCTACTTTTTCGTCAGCCCGTTACACCTGGCTCAATCTGAACTATTGGCCCGTACCTCGCCCACGGTCTGGGATGCCCTGGTCGCCTTTCTGGGTGGTCTGGCGGGCATTGTGGCCGGTTCACGGCGGGAGAAAGTGAGCAACGTTATTCCGGGTGTGGCGATTGCAACGGCCCTGATGCCCCCGTTGTGTACAGCAGGTTATGGACTGGCAACCGGTAATCTCTACTACTTTGCGGGGGCCTTTTACCTGTTCCTCATCAACGCGATATGCATCAGTATTGCTACCTTCCTAATTGTCCGATTCCTGGGGTATCACCAGAAACAGTACCCTACGCCCGAAGTCGAACGGCGGGTACGGAACACCATCTGGTTTGCCGTGTTCGTTGTGGTCATTCCCAGTAGCTACCTGGGCTATCAAATTGTTCGCAAAACCATCTTCGAAGAGTCGGCCCAGCGATTCGTTGCCGCCGAATGTGATTTCCAGTACCGGCAGGTCATTAGTTTCGCAGCCCACTTCAATCGGCGGCAGAGTACCCTGGAGCTGTCATTAGTCGGCGAGCCATTACCGAAGGATTCGATCGACCTACTGCGAACCAAAATGCCGGCCTACGGGCTGGGCGACGCGACGCTGGCGATCAAACAGGGTAATTTTAAAGACACGGAAATTGATGTCGATGCGCTGAAAAATACGGTAACCGATCAGGTGATTAAATACAGCCAGACATCCATCGCCCGCAAAGACCAAATCATTGATTCGCTACGCCGGTCTATTGATCGGTCACAAACATCACGAATTCCGGTAGCTGATCTGCGGAATGAACTCAAGATACTCATGCCCGATGTGCAAACGTTCACGGCTGCCCAATCGCTGGTCATGAACGCAACCAGTACAAAACCCGATACAGTCATGCTGGTATATGCCCGTTTTTCGCGTCGTCATACGACAGCCGAAAAACAACGGATCGAACGCTGGCTGCAAAGCCGAACGAAGAGCAAGAAAATAAAATTACTGGTTGAATAACAGAATTGACACAGGGCCTTCAATGCCATAATGTAGGTATATCGACTAGCCACGCAATGAGCAACGTTAACAGGATCAGCGCACCGATCAGTAAAAGCAGCCAATCAGGTTTTCGGGGTCTGTCTTTATCCGGGCTCAACGGGTCGATTCGGGTCGACGGGGGGCTGGCTGATTCGGGCGGAGAGTAGGGTGTGTAGGGTTGACGTACGTTTTTAACAAGCATCGTATCGGTCGGTTACGTATCGGAATAGGAATTCTCAGGTAGCCAAAATTGCTCGTTACGGCTTAAGATTCGCTGACAAACTCCTTAGAATC comes from the Spirosoma agri genome and includes:
- a CDS encoding DUF389 domain-containing protein, which translates into the protein MTATDPKPPRSNRPNLLTRFSQLIRERFSLDEDKDDEADVIQAISRGIEFRGINLWTLIFAIFIASIGLNINSPAVITGAFLISPLMGPIMGIGMGVGINDLAMIQRALKNISLAAFISLLTSTLYFFVSPLHLAQSELLARTSPTVWDALVAFLGGLAGIVAGSRREKVSNVIPGVAIATALMPPLCTAGYGLATGNLYYFAGAFYLFLINAICISIATFLIVRFLGYHQKQYPTPEVERRVRNTIWFAVFVVVIPSSYLGYQIVRKTIFEESAQRFVAAECDFQYRQVISFAAHFNRRQSTLELSLVGEPLPKDSIDLLRTKMPAYGLGDATLAIKQGNFKDTEIDVDALKNTVTDQVIKYSQTSIARKDQIIDSLRRSIDRSQTSRIPVADLRNELKILMPDVQTFTAAQSLVMNATSTKPDTVMLVYARFSRRHTTAEKQRIERWLQSRTKSKKIKLLVE
- a CDS encoding chloride channel protein; amino-acid sequence: MANRFSRYAQVLAWLDQHVIKRLYTERVRRVILQSIPFWVASLLTGLIAVGYEELFVWAEQISFSWIQAHPYLTFITTPIAFLVAWLLVAKLAPAARGSGIPQVMAGIELSNPTTHGRTSYLLSLRVAIVKVLSSVVLLIGGGVIGREGPTIQISAAIFRAINRLQPAGWPQLSRQIALVTGGAAGLAAAFNTPLGGIVFVVEELTQTHITRFRTAVFTAVIIAGMTAQAIQGPYLYLGFPKVTASTGWFLGVLVLIAMLCGLAGALFAKTLLWVNAYRQRFTTWPQKVAWVAVCGLLLAGLAFWVGTEAVGTGKPIINRLLFQNDHATPWYLFPVRFAGMALSYSGGAAGGIFATSLSAGAILGDALSRLIQVAPGDTNLVILVSMVSFLTGVVRSPFTAAILVLEMTDRHSAIFQLLLGGLMAQGAASLVDPVSFYEHLKAGFIRETMAQSTLSDRTAKPTAVE